The following are encoded in a window of Vidua chalybeata isolate OUT-0048 chromosome 35, bVidCha1 merged haplotype, whole genome shotgun sequence genomic DNA:
- the PRX gene encoding periaxin produces the protein MEELLELGPGSELGRGLRLARDSRGVYVAEAPKSLRLRQGDRVLGARVSFEGASPEAVGRLLEGAGGCRVSLQLRRGTPPGTPEGQRDGAARLPIPVPAAPKKPPAAPVPPAAAPLSVELALPKLPKLPKPRGAAAPEPPVPPEPPRPPRPRLTVREAAAARTPLPEPPEPPELPPAGSGPRIPAVELAAPKGSLGLSPPPWGKGGPATTPEGAGGDEEGAPGARGGFPALRVPSVPIDVPKAAVELAPELGLASPEPPGASPDAGSRFAQGLRKLSRELEAPAVEIAPKPPKFRLPRLGRALAKLREGGGTPPVPPPGIAIPSVELHLGAVGDAGAKLKVPKLSLAPFGDIEDGPRFGAGGAPGSPRLRAPRFGIAAAALPKFGGSSPDLRPGGVPKAPPKRGGSAESLILGWTAPERAGTLRSRPKSRGASAPPWPPRIPIPAVGFALPGPEPAPAPERPEARRAPEPPALKVPVLELAPPGLDGTSEPPGRRFGVKLPKFGAGSSGSAAGASGRMRRGGSKPVAEEGGAPAMGTPGAAAGCPGWVSPPAGPRRSPPNWGGCGSPTWSSAPGTPKSLASGGSPPAAIRGGSGARGPPNSSCRSWC, from the exons ATGGAG gagctgctggagctgggcccGGGCTCCgaattggggagggggctgcgcCTGGCCCGCGACAGCCGCGGGGTCTACGTGGCCGAGGCCCCCAAATCCCTGCGGCTGCGCCAGG gtgacCGTGTCCTGGGGGCGCGGGTCTCCTTCGAGGGCGCGTCCCCCGAGGCCGTGGGGCGGCTGCTGGAGGGGGCCGGGGGGTGCCGCGTGTCCCTGCAGCTGCGCCGGGGGACCCCGCCCGGGACCCCCGAGGGACAGCGGGACGGAGCGGCCAGGCTG CCCATCCCGGTGCCCGCGGCCCCCAAGAAGCCGCCGGCAGCGCCCgtcccgcccgccgccgccccgctctCGGTGGAACTGGCCCTTCCCAAGCTCCCGAAGCTTCCCAagccccgcggcgccgccgccccggagcccccggtgcccccggAGCCCCCGCGCCCACCGCGACCCCGCCTCACCGTGCGGGAAGCGGCCGCGGCCCGGACGCCGCTGccggagccccccgagccccccgagcTGCCCCCGGCCGGCTCCGGGCCCCGCATCCCGGCCGTGGAGCTGGCGGCTCCCAAGGGGTCCCTGGGGCTAAGCCCACCCCCGTGGGGAAAGGGGGGCCCGGCCACGACCCCCGAAGGCGCCGGGGGAGATGAGGAGGGGGCGCCGGGCGCTCGTGGGGGGTTCCCGGCCCTGCGCGTCCCCTCCGTCCCCATCGACGTCCCCAAAGCCGCCGTGGAGCTGGCGCCGGAGCTCGGCCTCGCTagcccggagccccccggcGCTAGCCCGGACGCGGGGTCCAGGTTCGCCCAGGGGCTGCGGAAGCTCAGCCGGGAGCTGGAGGCTCCGGCGGTGGAAATCGCCCCCAAGCCCCCCAAATTCCGCCTCCCCCGCCTCGGGCGGGCGCTGGCCAAGCTGCGGGAGGGCGGCGGGACCCCGCCGGTGCCGCCCCCCGGGATCGCCATCCCCAGCGTGGAGCTGCACCTGGGGGCGGTGGGGGACGCCGGGGCCAAGCTGAAGGTCCCCAAACTGTCGCTGGCGCCGTTCGGTGACATCGAGGACGGTCCCCGCTTCGGGGCCGGGGGCGCTCCGGGGTCCCCGCGGCTCCGCGCCCCGCGCTTCGGCatcgcggcggcggcgctgccgaAATTCGGGGGGTCCAGCCCCGACCTCCgccccgggggggtccccaaagcGCCCCCGAAACGGGGGGGCAGCGCCGAGAGCCTGATCCTGGGCTGGACGGCACCGGAGCGCGCCGGGACCCTCCGGTCCAGGCCGAAATCCCGGGGGGCTTCGGCGCCGCCGTGGCCGCCCCGGATCCCCATCCCCGCCGTGGGGTTCGCCCTGCCGGGACCCGaaccggcaccggcaccggaGCGCCCCGAGGCCCGCCGGGCTCCGGAGCCGCCGGCGCTGAAGGTGCCGGTGCTGGAGCTGGCGCCGCCGGGCTTGGACGGCACCTCGGAGCCCCCCGGGCGCCGCTTTGGGGTGAAACTCCCCAAATTCGGGGCTGGCTCCTCCGGGAGCGCGGCGGGAGCCTCcgggaggatgaggaggggcgGCTCCAAGCCCGTCGCTGAGGAAGGAGGAGCCCCCGCCATGGGAacccccggcgccgccgctgggtgcccagggtgggtTTCACCCCCGGCGGGGCCTCGCCGGAGCCCCCCAAATTGGGGAGGATGCGGTTCCCCGACGTGGAGCTCTGCCccggggacccccaaatccctggcgTCGGGGGGATCTCCTCCCGCTGCGATCCGGGGGGGCTCCGGGGCCAGGGGacccccaaattccagctgccGCAGCTGGTGCTGA